In Toxoplasma gondii ME49 chromosome II, whole genome shotgun sequence, the genomic stretch CCCGCTGAACGATCCGTCGAGAATCTTCACAATCTCCAAGACGCATCGCGGGCCTAAACCAcaacagaaaagacaaagccTCCTCTTCCAAGCAGGCCTCCAAACGCTCCAGCATACTCTGCAAAGACCACTACACATACCATCAGGCATATACTCGAGAATACGGATACATATACAGACACACgtaggcatatatatatatatatatatatatatatatatatatatattatacaAATACCTAGATCCAGTACTCAAGGTCTAACCGATCGAAGGCAACAAACCGCAGTCGGCACAAGAAAAAGCCTACAAAGAATCCTGTCTCAAAGACCAcatcacatatatatatatatatatatatatatatagtacaccatatatatatatatatatatttgtatatatacgtatatggATGAGTGCAGAAGAACACATGTATACACGTAGAaaaatatgcatgtatatgtagacatatatatatatatatatggggaAAGCACGACCgatggaggagagaaaagacgaactTTCGACGTACCAATTTCAATGAATGTTTGTCTCTCGGGTGTGTCTGCATCACCTCCTTCACCTCCGATAAGCGGAGCAATCTGAAGACACAGGACAAAAACAAAAAGGCAAAACGTTTGACAGCACGCATTCGTCGAGAAAACGTGATCCTCTACCGCCGTTTTCAATCACCGCAGCGCTCACCAGTCGGTCATAGAAGAGCAAACATGTACACATTCACTTGCATGCGTACATGCATTATATATGTACAGATGAGCTGGTGAGCATCACCACTGAACATAGAGCTCTCAGTCAACGCATAATGCGCAGATGCACACCGAGTTCTGTCCCTCCACTTAACTGCCGCGGTGTACATTCACATGCGTATGGGCATGCCCACACTATGGATGGAGCTACCTATTTATCCAGAAAGAATGGAAGGCCATGCGTCAAGGTGGTGTGTGCCACAGTGAACATGCAACGAGCGACTGACTTGATAGTGGCGGAACCATATGCGATTGCCGTCGAACTTGTAGAAGGCGAGTGCATGGTCAAAGAACGGCTTCGCTTTCGGGTGATTTCTCGGAGTTCCAAAAACCTGAGAagcagtggagagaggcgaaaacaAACAGTGGCATCTCCTTTTTCAAGTGAGGATGTAAATGTAAATATAGACAGCCATCGAGGGAGATCGACGTATCAATCAATTTGGATAAAGACAGGGATCCAGAGAGACGTATGGAGAGGCAGGTATAGAGAGATGATGGCCTAGACAGAGACgtacacagagacgcagaaagctAGACCTAGATGTAACGAGAGGCAGATAGATGAGTAACATAGACAGATGACCGTgaccagagagagaaaacgacagactGAGATGGGCAGATACGAGATGGATTGAGAGAAGCAGATTATGTCGAGATGGACATATAGACCGACCTATATATAGAATCGCCTGTATGCCGAGACTGAGAAAGTGCATTTCGACATACAGGCATCAAAAACACGAGGCAATGCATGTTCTGCGCCTCACGAAATGCGCAGCAACGCGTCGAGTTTAAACATGTCGTTTCACCACATCATCCCGAAAATTTCTCACCTGCACAAAGACCTCTTTGATGAGGGCCAAATGAGGCTGCGCCGGTCCATGCTCAGAGCCGAACTCGGGACTGAACAGAAGGAGTGGGCGAGAGTGAAGCAAGCAGTTGCCTGTCATCTTCATCTCGGCCAGAGTGTGGACTGCAAACAAAGGAAACTTCCCTTTTCCATGAAAAAGCTCCCAACGGCGCATGCACCAATCAAAGCACAACAGAAAAGACGACAACACGCGCAGACGTCTTCTTCCATCACATGtgtataaataaataaatatatatatatatatagttagAGAAAAAAGATTGCAGatttatatttatgtatatgcaaCCCTACACATCATATGTATCATATGTCCGCCGtacgaagaaagacgcacAGATACATACATGACTATACAAGTTTTGGCTCCGGagatgtatgtacatatatatatatatatatatatatatgtaaataacCGCGCGAAGAGGAGATTGTGGCATGGGTGCAAGGTTATATCTTGTGGAGTTTCAGTCTTCTGGGGAAAGTGGAGCATTTACtggaggaaagcgaaacgcatgcggTTTGGCTCACTGTTGAGAACGCGGAAAATCAGAGTAGGCCCGTGAGGAATTTTCGAcacatggagaagaaggtctCGCTTCCGGCTTTCAAAGTAGAGAACATTGTTGCATCTGGAGCATCACACGAAAACGGAAGGACTCcctgcgcatgcgcatgcatctctgGAGTTGTTTGGTGCCTTTTTAAGCAAAACAAACAGAACAAAAGGTCGCACGTGAGGCTCTCCATCCACAGATCAACACACAGAAACTCATACAGATATAGACATGTGTGTAGTTGCCTCCAGCAATTCGCGCAGGTATGAAGGCCGATAACCATATCCAGAcacagactgcatgcagacattGATATTTGCCTGTTGACGAATAAAGAGAAAATGAAGCCCCAGGCACATCCACATGCAAGCAGCAACAAGAAATGGATGCCGAGACAACTGGTTGCTCAAATGCTTGCGTGGTGAGAGTTTCCAGAGAGGGCACACTCGTTCGTGTACAGAGCATTTGCGCAAGAATGCTTTAGAAAACTGGAAAGGAAGCTGAAACGCGACTTACGCTCGAAGTTGCGCGAGTTCGCTGATGTCTTTCATCGTCTGTTTCCGCTCCCATTTGGACTGTAACAAAGCGCAAAAAACAATTGTCCCTCCGTACACCTCAACTCGAATGACGAGATGCGCTCGCGTTTTTTAAATGCCTGGACGTCTATTCAGCATCTATCCTATGTAGTATTCAGCAGATATTCTACGAAATATTCAGCATTTATCCTGCGTGATGTTACGTCAACAGTCACGTagctctttgtctttttaCACGACTCAACTTACATGAAGCGTCGCAACTGTTATGTACATTGTCGAATCCGGAGCACCGCGGAATTCGGAACCGTTTGAACTAGGAGCACAAAAAGCTGCTCTGGTGCTCGGGAGAGACAATCAGCTTACTTCTTGGAAAATGCGTCAAGCAAGTATGAATCACCCTTTATAGAGGGCAAGATAAGATGATAGGATGTAACACAAAGAGTCGACTTGACATGCATCGCATATCACCTCAGGTCGACGCCGCGTCTTGCTGTAGCCTCCCTGTAACGGACGAAAAGTCATGGATTCCTACGATCTGCTTTTCCCCAGGGACTGTGTCTGCGACGAGCTGGACTGCTGCTTGGCGCCTTggaggtctttgtttacttGTTCCGAGATGCGCTGCGGTAGAGACTAGCCAGAAGACGGTGGTCCGTGTAAAAGGTGAATACGCGCATTTGTTCACACAGCACAGGCAGaccttctgctcctctgccTGAGGCAGTTGAGCTTCAGTTTGAGACTGAAAAACTCGCTTTTCGTACCTCAGCTTTGtggtgaggaagaagccgctTGAAATCCTCCATCAGATGTCTCTGCAGATGTGTGACGCCGCGACTTCCCAAGACGAGAACGCGCTGTCGGTTGACCcatcgtttttctcgacgaAGGTAATCGGCTTCTGCCAGGAGATACGGATCGGCTGGAGCCTGCGATACAccttctgcatctcttccttctgcatcTTTTCCTTCCCCCTCTCCTCCGGTTGTTCCAACAGAAGAATTGCGGGGACGAGACGACGTCacctcatcttcttcctcgtcttcttcttcagcctcttcctcttcttcctcttcttcctcttcttcctcttgttcttcctcttcttcctcttctttctcttcttcctcttcttctttctcttcgtcttcttcgacctcttcctcttcctcctcttcttccttgatCTTCTGAGGTGAGCGTTTGCTCGCGTTGTTCGCTCTGTTCTTTTCAAGTGCAGCGCCTCCTCTGTTCCGTCCGGCGCTGGACTTTGTGCGTTTCTGgacgtctctcttctcgactgTCTGTGCCAGAGGGGCAGGGGACGGCGCTGCGAACGGGGAAGTCACGGCAGCTGGCTTCTGTTTGTCAAAGcgttttgtctttttcagagcgcgtctgtcttttttctctggttCGCTTCCAACGATGCCTTTGCCGCTCTCCTTTGCGTCTTCAGAGAGCGTAGAGACACCAGAGTCGGCCGCCGAGAgtttctttgccttcgcCCCATGCGgagccttcctcgcttctcctcccgctGCTCCCATCTTGGATCTacaggggagaagaggaagcggagacagagacagaaaggaaagaatCAAAGGAAGGAGgtggaagaaagcgaaacaaaggagacaggaaacgcagacgaggcagcagaggtgaggaaaagaaaagcgcAAGTGACAAGCGGAGGAAAAAACAAGCTCGGAGTGCTCTAACAGCTCtcgagggagaggcagagaggatgTGGTAAGAAGACTTTAGACGCACTTTGACAAAAGACAACGAAGGAAGGGAGCGTCTTGCGTTTGTGTAGCAGCGAGCTTGCAGCATTTGAGGTagcggagacaagaagagcggcgaggaaggggaggaacgaggagtgaagagacaacagagtcgagaaagaggTCTTCTCGACGTCAAGACgcaacaggaaagaagagacttgCTTCCgcctgaaaaaaagagaagaaaggaaccaACCGTGTCGACCGAGAGAAAATGAATCGACGGTCCAGccccacagagagagcaaacgcggaacgaggagaaaagctgctgcatgcaagcgctCCCTGTTGACGGAAGCATGCATCTTTCATGAATCTTTCGAGGCTCTTCACTTTCCAAGAAGCTCGAGGCGCATGAATAAAAAGggtcgagagaagcgaaatgCTCCGCTTTTCGCTAAagtgaaaagcagaaagttTCCTGCTCGCGCAGTCGCTCTGCAGTTATATCAAGCACCCGTTTTCGCTGAAAAAttcggaaaaaaagaaaattCTAGTGCTCCCGAGTTTTCAACGAGGTGGAAAGTTCTCCTGCTTGGATTGAcagtggagaaaacggagacttTCCACTCTCTTTTGGTTCGGGGGAAAACGCTTCCTCTACGCTCCTGATCTCGGCTTCGTCGGGTGGTCTGTCCCGGCCTGCCTGCGAAGCATGGAAATGTCGCTTGAACGAAAAGACCAGGAACCCCAGTAAAGCGCTTCGGTGAgtcgtcttcgttttttaAACACTCGAACGCTTCAGAACAGGCAACTCCACCGACCGAACAGAGACGTCGGACCGCCTACGGTATTGAGCACAACTCCTGTTGAGAGAGGTACAGACAACAACGTCTTTTTTTATGTTTGCTGTAATACACCAGACCCCAGAGTGGACTGCTTGAGACAACGGAAGGGAGGTTCAAGCGCAAACACCGACGAGGATTCTTGTCTGCTGGGCCAAAGCGATACGACTggggaagggaagaaagaaggatcTCACTATATGGCCATCAGTGTGTCAAGTCCTGAGTAGCCTTCCTCAGAGGGGTCGAGTAGTCTCTGCCGAGGTTCCCGAGCTTGCCGAGAAACAAGGAACTTGATCCCGGTAAAGGAGGCGTCCAAGATGCCAACCAGGGTGTCGTTCCAGTCGCAGAGAATAAAACTGTCCACAGAAAAAGTTCAAATGTGTCACAGTGTTGTTTCCAATGGATCCGAGTTTTTCACGGCGACATTCCATTAAGCAGCACTCACTCGGCTCGGCCTCTGAGACTTCACGCTGAGAGGGTCGTCGTCTCGGATATGTTTCCTTCCAGACGAAAGAGTCCGAAAAactgttttctgcttccagaGAGTTCGTTCTCAccctcctcgtttctcctgccCTTATTCTACGGGCGGAGCGCCCCCTAGATAGAAGAGACAGCCTCTCTCGCATTCTTCGACACTATGAACATCGACAGCCGCGGAAATTCGAGTGTCAAACGGTTTTTCTAAAACTTTTAAAGAGAACTCGTGGCTTCGTCTAAAGGCAGGGGTTTGAAAGTACGTTCGCAAAACACACTCTACGTCAGGATCTGCTCTTTCAAAATCTTGTGAATTCCTTTCGCGGTGCCGCCGTGAAGAGCAACAGAGGCGCCACGACTATGAGACGAAACGCGGGGAACAACTTCCTAGAGAAAACGTCCCAAGCTGCGTCTTTAGCGGGTCGAGTTCCCGGGGATCTCGTCCTGCGCGCT encodes the following:
- a CDS encoding brix domain-containing protein (encoded by transcript TGME49_222000); translated protein: MGAAGGEARKAPHGAKAKKLSAADSGVSTLSEDAKESGKGIVGSEPEKKDRRALKKTKRFDKQKPAAVTSPFAAPSPAPLAQTVEKRDVQKRTKSSAGRNRGGAALEKNRANNASKRSPQKIKEEEEEEEEVEEDEEKEEEEEEKEEEEEEEQEEEEEEEEEEEEAEEEDEEEDEVTSSRPRNSSVGTTGGEGEGKDAEGRDAEGVSQAPADPYLLAEADYLRREKRWVNRQRVLVLGSRGVTHLQRHLMEDFKRLLPHHKAESKWERKQTMKDISELAQLRACNNVLYFESRKRDLLLHVSKIPHGPTLIFRVLNIHTLAEMKMTGNCLLHSRPLLLFSPEFGSEHGPAQPHLALIKEVFVQVFGTPRNHPKAKPFFDHALAFYKFDGNRIWFRHYQIAPLIGGEGGDADTPERQTFIEIGPRCVLEIVKILDGSFSGKTIWSNRNYICSRDLVALQRMGRAQSYAQRVQAKEKRTERLDKLHIEESPLAMENVFGDFVRDSEDRRGKKKRKVGEA